One stretch of Aeromicrobium fastidiosum DNA includes these proteins:
- the alaS gene encoding alanine--tRNA ligase — MHTAEIRRRFLDHFEQAGHTVVPSAPLLFDDPNLLFVNAGMVPFKPYFLGQETPPWHTATSVQKCVRTLDIEEVGKTTRHGTFFQMNGNFSFGDYFKEGAISHAWSLITGSVADGGLGIDADKIWVTVLHSDQESRAIWKRVAGLPDERIQDRGLLDNYWHMGVPGPGGPCSEIYVDRGPEFGPDGGPVVDEDRFLEIWNLVFMQEEIANVRAKDQFDVIGELPNKNIDTGMGLERVAYLLQGKGNLYEIDEVFPVIEKASEVSGRVYGKDHTDDVRFRVIADHVRSGLMLMGDGVTPGNEARGYVLRRLLRRAVRSMRLLGFDDPALPLLLPVSLERMKASYPELEADFPRIEQIAYAEEEAFRQTLGKGTQIFESAAVKVKEQGGSGLSGEAAFTLHDTYGFPIDITLEMAAEQGLSVDEDGFRALMAEQRSRAKADAKSKKGNHADTTVYRAALDANGPTDWQAYTTLTTESRVLALIGGGGAVPTIAAGSIGEVVLDRTPFYAESGGQNADAGHLVWDGGRAEVLDVQRPVRGLVVHQVRVLDGELTLDETVEAAVDPEWRLGARQAHSGTHVVHAALREVLGPTALQAGSYNRPGYLRLDYGWSGGLSPDQLHGVEEASNRALRADLPVTAQTMSLAEAREWGALALFGETYGEDVRVVEIGGPWSRELCGGTHVDRSSQIGTVVITSDGSVGAGNRRVEALVGIEGFQYLAKERDVVRQLTDLLKTQPEDVPARVNDLMERLKAAEKAAEKIKASQLLGAAGDVANSAKDIGGIAYVGHHAAGAGGGDVRTIALDIRKRLADRPAVVVVIGDAGDKPAAVVALNEAAQDRGLSANDLIKVVGAQIGGKGGGKADVAQGGGTDVAGIPAALAAVEAVLAG, encoded by the coding sequence ATGCACACTGCGGAGATCCGCCGCCGATTCCTCGACCACTTCGAGCAGGCGGGCCACACCGTGGTGCCTTCGGCACCGCTGCTGTTCGACGATCCCAACCTGTTGTTCGTCAACGCCGGCATGGTGCCGTTCAAGCCCTACTTCCTCGGCCAGGAGACGCCGCCGTGGCACACCGCGACGAGCGTCCAGAAGTGTGTGCGCACCCTCGACATCGAGGAGGTCGGCAAGACCACGCGGCACGGCACGTTCTTCCAGATGAACGGCAACTTCTCGTTCGGCGACTACTTCAAGGAAGGCGCGATCAGCCACGCCTGGTCGCTCATCACGGGCTCGGTCGCTGACGGCGGCCTCGGCATCGACGCCGACAAGATCTGGGTCACGGTGCTGCACAGCGACCAGGAGTCACGCGCGATCTGGAAGCGCGTCGCGGGCCTGCCCGACGAGCGCATCCAGGACCGCGGACTGCTCGACAACTACTGGCACATGGGCGTGCCGGGCCCAGGCGGCCCCTGCAGCGAGATCTACGTCGACCGCGGCCCCGAGTTCGGCCCCGACGGCGGCCCGGTCGTCGACGAGGACCGCTTCCTGGAGATCTGGAACCTCGTGTTCATGCAGGAGGAGATCGCCAACGTCCGCGCCAAGGACCAGTTCGACGTCATCGGCGAGCTGCCGAACAAGAACATCGACACCGGTATGGGCCTCGAGCGCGTCGCGTACCTGCTGCAGGGCAAGGGCAACCTCTACGAGATCGACGAGGTCTTCCCGGTCATCGAGAAGGCGTCCGAGGTCTCGGGCCGCGTCTACGGCAAGGACCACACCGACGACGTGCGGTTCCGCGTCATCGCCGACCACGTCCGCAGCGGCCTGATGCTGATGGGCGACGGCGTCACGCCGGGCAACGAGGCCCGCGGCTACGTCCTGCGCCGCCTGCTGCGCCGTGCCGTGCGGTCGATGCGACTGCTGGGCTTCGACGACCCGGCGCTGCCGCTGCTGCTGCCGGTCAGCCTCGAGCGCATGAAGGCGTCCTACCCCGAGCTCGAGGCCGACTTCCCGCGGATCGAGCAGATCGCCTACGCCGAGGAGGAGGCGTTCCGCCAGACCCTCGGCAAGGGCACGCAGATCTTCGAGAGCGCCGCGGTCAAGGTCAAGGAGCAGGGCGGTTCGGGCCTGTCGGGCGAGGCCGCCTTCACCCTGCACGACACGTACGGCTTCCCGATCGACATCACCCTCGAGATGGCGGCCGAGCAGGGGCTCAGCGTCGACGAGGACGGGTTCCGGGCTCTCATGGCCGAGCAGCGCTCGCGCGCCAAGGCGGACGCCAAGTCCAAGAAGGGCAACCACGCCGACACGACGGTCTACCGTGCGGCGCTCGACGCCAATGGCCCGACCGACTGGCAGGCCTACACGACCCTGACGACCGAGTCCCGCGTGCTCGCGCTGATCGGCGGCGGCGGAGCCGTCCCGACCATTGCGGCCGGCTCGATCGGCGAGGTCGTGCTCGACCGCACGCCGTTCTACGCCGAGTCGGGCGGTCAGAACGCCGATGCCGGCCACCTGGTCTGGGACGGCGGCCGGGCCGAGGTGCTCGACGTCCAGCGCCCCGTGCGTGGGCTGGTCGTCCACCAGGTGCGCGTGCTCGACGGCGAGCTGACTCTCGACGAGACCGTCGAGGCTGCCGTCGATCCCGAGTGGCGCCTCGGTGCCCGCCAGGCGCACTCGGGCACGCACGTCGTCCACGCTGCGCTGCGCGAGGTGCTCGGACCCACGGCCCTGCAGGCCGGCTCCTACAACCGTCCGGGCTACCTGCGGCTCGACTACGGCTGGAGCGGCGGACTGTCGCCCGACCAGCTGCACGGGGTCGAGGAGGCGTCCAACCGCGCCCTGCGCGCCGACCTGCCCGTCACGGCCCAGACCATGTCGCTCGCGGAGGCACGCGAGTGGGGTGCGCTGGCGCTGTTCGGCGAGACGTATGGCGAGGACGTGCGCGTCGTCGAGATCGGCGGCCCCTGGTCGCGCGAGCTGTGCGGCGGCACGCACGTCGACCGGTCGTCCCAGATCGGCACGGTCGTCATCACGTCGGACGGCTCGGTCGGCGCCGGCAACCGCCGCGTCGAGGCGCTCGTCGGCATCGAGGGCTTCCAGTACCTCGCCAAGGAGCGCGACGTCGTCCGCCAGCTGACCGATCTGCTGAAGACCCAGCCCGAGGACGTGCCTGCGCGCGTCAACGACCTGATGGAGCGGCTGAAGGCCGCCGAGAAGGCGGCCGAGAAGATCAAGGCCTCCCAGCTGCTGGGTGCGGCAGGAGACGTCGCCAACAGTGCCAAGGACATCGGCGGCATCGCGTACGTCGGCCACCACGCGGCGGGTGCCGGCGGGGGAGACGTGCGCACGATCGCGCTCGACATCCGCAAGCGCCTGGCCGACCGGCCGGCCGTCGTGGTCGTGATCGGAGACGCCGGCGACAAGCCGGCCGCCGTCGTGGCGCTCAACGAGGCCGCGCAGGACCGCGGCCTGTCGGCCAACGACCTGATCAAGGTCGTCGGTGCGCAGATCGGCGGCAAGGGCGGCGGCAAGGCCGATGTCGCCCAGGGCGGCGGCACCGACGTGGCGGGCATTCCCGCGGCTCTCGCGGCCGTCGAGGCGGTCCTGGCCGGATGA
- a CDS encoding DUF6167 family protein, which yields MRSRIVWFVAGSAAGVYTTVKARRAAYRLSAPGVVDQASALGVGWRELNAEIRDGMQTREREIARRLVSDAGPAHLDLTDHTDPPELTPPDMRDH from the coding sequence GTGAGGTCGCGCATCGTCTGGTTCGTCGCCGGCTCGGCGGCGGGTGTCTACACGACCGTCAAGGCACGCCGGGCGGCCTACCGTCTGTCCGCACCGGGCGTCGTCGACCAGGCCTCGGCCCTCGGCGTCGGCTGGCGCGAGCTCAACGCCGAGATCCGCGACGGCATGCAGACCCGCGAGCGCGAGATCGCCCGCAGGCTCGTGTCCGACGCCGGCCCGGCCCACCTCGACCTCACCGACCACACCGATCCACCAGAGCTGACACCACCTGACATGAGGGACCACTGA
- a CDS encoding replication-associated recombination protein A produces MSSDGLFDIPDPVASTGSGSGSLSGNTHSSAPLAVRMRPRSLDELVGQQHLLAPGSPLRQMIDGNQPLTILLWGPPGTGKTTIASLLSSHTDRRFVEVSAVSAGVKEVRETIAGARRALAQTGVETVLFVDEVHRFSKSQQDALLPGVENRWVSLVAATTENPHFSVISPLLSRSLLLTLESLTDDDIGVLVDRALTDERGLAGVVTLTDEARSHLVRLAGGDGRRVLTYLEAAAGAATTQGKAEIDVEDAALAVDKAAVRYDRQGDQHYDVISAFIKSIRGSDVDAALHYLARMIEAGEDPRFIARRLMIHASEDIGMADPTALPLATATAQAVAMIGFPEARIPLAQAVIHLAAAPKSNAVITAIDAAMADVRAGKVGTVPPALRDAHYAGAKKLGHGHDYRYPHNDVRGVVGQQYAPDDVDGTIYYEPSEHGFEARVGERLAMIRSILRDR; encoded by the coding sequence ATGAGCTCTGACGGGTTGTTCGACATCCCCGATCCCGTCGCGTCGACCGGATCGGGGTCGGGCAGCCTCAGCGGAAACACGCATTCGTCGGCACCCCTGGCGGTGCGGATGCGTCCGCGCAGCCTCGACGAGCTCGTCGGCCAGCAGCACCTGCTGGCCCCGGGCTCGCCCCTGCGGCAGATGATCGACGGCAACCAGCCCCTGACGATCCTGCTGTGGGGTCCGCCGGGCACCGGCAAGACCACGATCGCGAGCCTGCTGAGCTCGCACACCGATCGCCGCTTCGTCGAGGTGTCCGCGGTGTCGGCCGGCGTCAAGGAGGTCCGCGAGACCATCGCGGGTGCGCGGCGCGCGCTGGCCCAGACGGGCGTCGAGACGGTCCTGTTCGTCGACGAGGTGCACCGGTTCAGCAAGTCGCAGCAGGACGCCCTGCTGCCCGGCGTCGAGAACCGGTGGGTCTCGCTGGTCGCGGCGACCACCGAGAACCCTCACTTCAGCGTGATCTCCCCGTTGCTGAGCCGCAGCCTGCTCCTGACGCTCGAGAGCCTCACCGATGACGACATCGGCGTGCTGGTCGACCGGGCGCTCACCGACGAGCGCGGTCTCGCAGGCGTCGTCACGCTGACGGACGAGGCCAGGAGCCACCTCGTGCGGCTCGCCGGGGGCGACGGACGTCGGGTGCTGACCTATCTCGAGGCCGCCGCGGGCGCGGCGACGACGCAGGGCAAGGCCGAGATCGACGTCGAGGACGCCGCGCTGGCCGTCGACAAGGCCGCCGTCCGCTACGACCGGCAGGGCGACCAGCACTACGACGTCATCAGCGCCTTCATCAAGTCGATCCGCGGATCGGACGTCGACGCGGCCCTGCACTACCTGGCCCGGATGATCGAGGCGGGGGAGGACCCCCGCTTCATTGCCCGCCGCCTCATGATCCACGCGAGCGAGGACATCGGCATGGCCGATCCGACGGCGCTGCCGCTGGCCACCGCGACGGCCCAGGCGGTCGCGATGATCGGGTTCCCCGAGGCGCGCATCCCGCTGGCGCAGGCCGTCATCCACCTCGCGGCCGCGCCCAAGTCGAACGCGGTCATCACCGCGATCGACGCCGCGATGGCCGATGTGCGGGCCGGCAAGGTCGGCACGGTGCCGCCGGCCCTGCGCGACGCCCACTACGCGGGTGCCAAGAAGCTCGGTCACGGGCACGACTACCGCTACCCGCACAATGACGTCCGCGGCGTCGTGGGCCAGCAGTACGCGCCTGACGACGTCGACGGCACGATCTACTACGAGCCGAGCGAGCACGGCTTCGAGGCGCGCGTCGGTGAGCGACTGGCGATGATCCGCTCGATCCTGCGCGACCGCTGA
- the aspS gene encoding aspartate--tRNA ligase: MIRTHDAGSLRTEHIGQQVTLAGWVARRRDHGGVAFIDLREASGVVQVVVREDVAHQLRAEYCLKIVGTVQQRPAGNENAGIPTGDIEVVADDVEILSAAAPLPFPIDDAGSSSAGSVGEEARLKYRYLDLRRSGPAAAIRLRSKVNAAARSVLEDRDFVEIETPTLTRSTPEGARDFLVPARLRPGSWYALPQSPQLFKQLLMVGGMERYYQIARCYRDEDFRADRQPEFTQLDIEMSFVDQADVLALMEDILKRMWALVGYDIPTPIPHMTYAEAMRRFGSDKPDLRMGQELVECTDYFKDTTFRVFQAEYVGAVVMPGGASQPRRQFDAWQEWAKQRGAKGLAYVTISDDGELGGPVAKNLTDAEREGLADHVGAKPGDCIFFGAGATKSTRGLLGAARLEIGERCGLIDQDAWEFVWVVDAPLLEPSGDAVASGDVAVGAGAWTAVHHAFTSPQDIDGFDADPGNALAWAYDIVCNGSELGGGSIRIHREDVQKRVFALMGIGEEEAQEKFGFLLDAFTFGAPPHGGIAVGMDRICAMLAGADSIREVIAFPKSGGGYDPLTAAPAPITPEQRRDAGVDAKPKPATVESPDGSVSADG; this comes from the coding sequence GTGATCCGCACCCATGACGCCGGAAGCCTGCGCACCGAGCACATCGGTCAGCAGGTGACGCTCGCCGGATGGGTCGCGCGCCGTCGAGACCACGGTGGCGTCGCCTTCATCGACCTGCGCGAGGCCTCCGGTGTCGTCCAGGTCGTCGTGCGCGAGGACGTGGCCCACCAGCTGCGTGCCGAGTACTGCCTCAAGATCGTCGGCACGGTGCAGCAGCGTCCCGCCGGCAACGAGAACGCCGGCATCCCCACGGGCGACATCGAGGTCGTCGCGGACGACGTCGAGATCCTCAGCGCCGCGGCTCCGCTGCCGTTCCCCATCGACGACGCCGGTTCGTCCTCGGCCGGCTCCGTCGGCGAGGAGGCCCGCCTCAAGTACCGCTACCTCGACCTGCGTCGCAGCGGTCCCGCCGCCGCGATCCGCCTGCGCAGCAAGGTCAACGCCGCGGCCCGCTCGGTGCTGGAGGACCGCGACTTCGTCGAGATCGAGACGCCGACGCTGACCCGCTCGACGCCCGAGGGCGCCCGTGACTTCCTGGTGCCGGCGCGCCTGCGTCCGGGCAGCTGGTACGCCCTGCCCCAGAGCCCCCAGCTGTTCAAGCAGCTCTTGATGGTCGGTGGCATGGAGCGGTACTACCAGATCGCGCGCTGCTACCGCGACGAAGACTTCCGCGCCGACCGCCAGCCCGAGTTCACGCAGCTCGACATCGAGATGAGCTTCGTCGACCAGGCCGACGTGCTCGCGCTGATGGAGGACATCCTGAAGCGGATGTGGGCCCTCGTCGGCTACGACATCCCGACGCCGATCCCGCACATGACGTACGCCGAGGCGATGCGCCGGTTCGGGTCCGACAAGCCCGACCTGCGGATGGGCCAGGAGCTCGTCGAGTGCACCGACTACTTCAAGGACACGACGTTCCGGGTCTTCCAGGCCGAGTACGTCGGTGCCGTGGTCATGCCCGGTGGGGCGTCGCAGCCGCGTCGCCAGTTCGACGCGTGGCAGGAGTGGGCCAAGCAGCGCGGTGCGAAGGGCCTGGCGTACGTCACGATCAGCGACGACGGCGAGCTCGGCGGTCCTGTCGCCAAGAACCTCACCGACGCCGAGCGTGAGGGCCTGGCCGACCACGTCGGCGCCAAGCCCGGCGACTGCATCTTCTTCGGTGCCGGCGCGACCAAGTCGACCCGTGGCCTGCTGGGTGCCGCCCGCCTCGAGATCGGCGAGCGCTGCGGTCTGATCGACCAGGACGCCTGGGAGTTCGTGTGGGTCGTCGACGCACCGTTGCTCGAGCCGTCCGGCGACGCCGTGGCCTCCGGTGACGTGGCTGTCGGTGCCGGTGCCTGGACGGCCGTGCACCACGCGTTCACCTCGCCCCAGGACATCGACGGCTTCGACGCCGATCCCGGCAACGCCTTGGCGTGGGCGTACGACATCGTCTGCAACGGCAGCGAGCTCGGCGGCGGGTCGATCCGTATCCACCGCGAGGACGTGCAGAAGCGCGTGTTCGCGTTGATGGGCATCGGCGAGGAGGAGGCGCAGGAGAAGTTCGGCTTCCTGCTCGACGCCTTCACGTTCGGCGCGCCCCCGCACGGCGGCATCGCTGTCGGCATGGACCGCATCTGCGCGATGCTCGCAGGTGCCGACTCGATCCGCGAGGTCATCGCGTTCCCGAAGTCGGGCGGCGGCTACGACCCGCTGACGGCCGCGCCCGCGCCGATCACGCCCGAGCAGCGCCGCGACGCGGGCGTCGACGCCAAGCCGAAGCCCGCGACGGTCGAGTCGCCGGACGGGAGCGTCAGCGCCGACGGCTGA
- the hisS gene encoding histidine--tRNA ligase: MSKKLSGFPEFLPSERIVEQQVLDHLRRTFELHGFANIETRAVEPLDVLLRKGEIDKEVYAVKRLAAADDEPAELALHYDLTVPFARYVLENAGKLDFPFRRWQIQKVWRGERPQQGRFREFTQADIDIVARDVLPFHFDVEVARVMAEALAGLPIPTATLQISNRKILEGFYLGLGITDPVAVMQVVDKLDKVPAERIHELLVEQGLDASQADRVLALAEIVTTDTSFVGRVEALGVEHELLAEGVAELAQVVDGASGVDGVVVTADLRIARGLDYYTGTVFETRLEGWEHLGSICSGGRYDELAKDRRSTYPGVGISLGVSRLLVPLALSASRSVPSAVLVAVDDEDSRADSTAIAQQLRARGIPTEVAAKADRFGKQIQYAEKRGIPYVWFPPTSVKDIRSGDQVEASPDTWSPPTSDLTPTILPKEQLS, from the coding sequence ATGAGCAAGAAGCTCTCCGGGTTCCCGGAGTTCCTCCCGAGCGAGCGCATCGTCGAGCAGCAGGTGCTCGACCACCTGCGCCGCACGTTCGAGCTGCACGGCTTCGCCAACATCGAGACGCGGGCCGTCGAGCCGCTGGACGTCCTGCTGCGCAAGGGCGAGATCGACAAGGAGGTCTACGCCGTCAAGCGGCTGGCCGCCGCGGACGACGAGCCGGCCGAGCTGGCGCTGCACTACGACCTGACGGTCCCGTTCGCCCGCTACGTGCTCGAGAACGCCGGCAAGCTCGACTTCCCGTTCCGCCGCTGGCAGATCCAGAAGGTGTGGCGCGGCGAACGTCCCCAGCAGGGACGGTTCCGCGAGTTCACGCAGGCCGACATCGACATCGTGGCCCGCGACGTCCTGCCCTTCCACTTCGACGTCGAGGTCGCCCGGGTCATGGCCGAGGCGCTGGCCGGCCTGCCGATCCCCACGGCGACGCTGCAGATCAGCAACCGCAAGATCCTCGAGGGCTTCTACCTGGGTCTCGGCATCACCGATCCGGTCGCGGTCATGCAGGTCGTCGACAAGCTCGACAAGGTGCCGGCCGAGCGCATCCACGAGCTGCTGGTCGAGCAGGGTCTCGACGCCTCGCAGGCCGACCGCGTCCTCGCCCTGGCCGAGATCGTCACGACCGACACGTCGTTCGTCGGGCGCGTCGAGGCACTGGGCGTCGAGCACGAGCTGCTGGCAGAGGGCGTTGCCGAGCTCGCCCAGGTCGTCGATGGTGCCTCGGGCGTCGACGGCGTCGTCGTCACCGCCGACCTGCGCATCGCGCGCGGGCTCGACTACTACACCGGCACGGTGTTCGAGACTCGCCTCGAGGGCTGGGAGCACCTCGGCTCGATCTGCTCGGGCGGACGCTACGACGAGCTGGCCAAGGACCGTCGCTCGACGTATCCCGGCGTCGGCATCTCGCTGGGCGTCTCGCGCCTGCTCGTCCCGCTGGCCCTGTCAGCGTCCCGGTCGGTGCCGTCCGCCGTGCTGGTCGCGGTCGACGACGAGGACTCCCGCGCCGACAGCACCGCGATCGCCCAGCAGCTGCGCGCCCGCGGCATCCCCACCGAGGTCGCCGCCAAGGCCGACCGCTTCGGCAAGCAGATCCAGTACGCCGAGAAGCGTGGCATACCGTACGTCTGGTTCCCGCCGACCTCGGTCAAGGACATCCGCTCCGGCGACCAGGTCGAGGCCAGCCCCGACACGTGGTCGCCTCCCACCTCCGACCTCACCCCGACGATCCTCCCCAAGGAGCAACTCTCGTGA
- a CDS encoding MBL fold metallo-hydrolase: protein MLLTSFPAGPLQANCYFVSRGPGAGCAIVDPGMDSIEGIRQVVAEHNLRPVAVLITHGHFDHMWNAQDVAAEFGCPVWIHPADRHLLSDPMAAISGQSAAMLRSQLGMTDLPDFTEPADVRDAVDGAEIEVDGLTFTVDHVPGHTPGTVFYRVDYDGPEDVSQVMFSGDFLFAGSIGRTDLTGGSHAEMQQSLRDRVLPLADDVVVLPGHGGQTSIGRERATNPFLAEVAS from the coding sequence GTGCTTCTCACGTCTTTTCCGGCCGGTCCGCTGCAGGCGAACTGCTATTTCGTGTCACGCGGCCCGGGTGCCGGATGCGCGATCGTCGACCCCGGGATGGACTCGATCGAGGGCATCCGACAGGTCGTCGCCGAGCACAACCTGCGGCCCGTCGCGGTGCTCATCACCCACGGCCACTTCGACCACATGTGGAACGCGCAGGACGTCGCAGCCGAGTTCGGGTGCCCCGTCTGGATCCACCCCGCCGACCGTCACCTGCTGAGCGATCCGATGGCGGCGATCTCCGGCCAGTCGGCCGCGATGCTGCGCTCCCAGCTCGGCATGACCGACCTGCCCGACTTCACCGAGCCCGCCGACGTGCGCGACGCCGTCGACGGGGCCGAGATCGAGGTCGACGGCCTGACGTTCACGGTCGACCACGTGCCCGGACACACGCCCGGCACCGTGTTCTATCGCGTCGACTACGACGGACCCGAGGACGTCTCGCAGGTCATGTTCTCGGGCGACTTCCTGTTCGCCGGCTCGATCGGCCGCACCGACCTCACGGGCGGCTCCCACGCCGAGATGCAGCAGAGCCTGCGCGATCGCGTCCTCCCGCTCGCCGACGACGTCGTGGTGCTGCCCGGACACGGCGGCCAGACGTCGATCGGCCGCGAGCGCGCGACCAACCCGTTCCTGGCCGAGGTCGCGTCATGA
- a CDS encoding DUF349 domain-containing protein, with amino-acid sequence MSSAPTNPWGRVDDDGNVYVKTTDGERLIGQWPGGDPAEAMALYVRRFEGLETEVGLLEARLKGGTVSPDDAAKAMTKVRAQLVDAQAMGDLDSLVTRLDALQPAIDEQREQRKIERAAKVAEAQTEKTRIAGEAEKIAAGSDWKSGADKLRALLDEWKALPRLSKSADDELWHRFSSARTTYTRRRKSHFGEQSTLRDAAKVVKEKLIAEAEALSTSTEWGPTAGKYRDLMTEWKKAGSAPRNVEDKLWKRFRAAQDVFFEARDEANTALDAEYEVNADKKLEILADAEKLLPITNVDAARKAWLDIADRWEAAGKVPRAKIAEFEARIRKVEQAVKDATDSVWKKTDPEKSARADDMIGKLQRAIDEVQAKLTAAEAKGDAKKAKDLQKDLESKQAFLEMAKKAQADFS; translated from the coding sequence ATGAGTTCTGCGCCCACGAACCCCTGGGGTCGTGTAGATGACGACGGCAACGTCTACGTCAAGACCACCGACGGCGAACGACTGATAGGCCAGTGGCCCGGGGGCGACCCCGCCGAGGCGATGGCGTTGTACGTACGTCGCTTCGAGGGTCTCGAGACCGAGGTGGGGCTGCTCGAGGCGCGGCTCAAGGGCGGCACGGTCTCCCCCGACGACGCCGCGAAGGCCATGACGAAGGTACGCGCCCAGCTCGTCGACGCCCAGGCGATGGGCGATCTCGACTCGCTGGTCACGCGACTCGACGCTCTGCAGCCCGCGATCGACGAGCAGCGCGAGCAGCGCAAGATCGAGCGCGCGGCCAAGGTTGCCGAGGCACAGACCGAGAAGACCCGCATCGCCGGCGAGGCCGAGAAGATCGCCGCCGGATCCGACTGGAAGAGCGGCGCCGACAAGCTGCGCGCCCTGCTCGACGAGTGGAAGGCGCTGCCGCGGCTCAGCAAGTCGGCCGACGACGAGCTGTGGCACCGGTTCAGCTCGGCGCGCACGACGTACACCCGTCGCCGCAAGAGCCACTTCGGTGAGCAGTCGACGCTCCGTGACGCCGCGAAGGTCGTCAAGGAGAAGCTCATCGCCGAGGCCGAGGCGCTCTCGACGTCCACCGAGTGGGGTCCGACGGCCGGCAAGTACCGCGATCTCATGACGGAGTGGAAGAAGGCCGGCTCGGCCCCCCGCAACGTCGAGGACAAGCTCTGGAAGCGGTTCCGCGCCGCGCAGGACGTGTTCTTCGAGGCGCGCGACGAGGCCAACACGGCTCTCGACGCCGAGTACGAGGTCAACGCCGACAAGAAGCTCGAGATCCTGGCCGACGCCGAGAAGCTCCTGCCGATCACGAACGTCGACGCCGCCCGCAAGGCGTGGCTCGACATCGCCGACCGCTGGGAGGCTGCCGGCAAGGTGCCCCGGGCCAAGATCGCCGAGTTCGAGGCGCGCATCCGCAAGGTCGAGCAGGCCGTCAAGGACGCGACCGACAGCGTCTGGAAGAAGACCGACCCCGAGAAGTCGGCCCGCGCCGACGACATGATCGGCAAGCTCCAGCGCGCGATCGACGAGGTGCAGGCCAAGCTCACCGCCGCCGAGGCCAAGGGCGACGCCAAGAAGGCCAAGGACCTGCAGAAGGACCTCGAGTCCAAGCAAGCCTTCCTGGAGATGGCCAAGAAGGCCCAAGCCGACTTCTCCTGA